CTCAAATAATTACTAAGAAATACCCAACAAGATTGACAAGATTCTTAACTTCATGAAATACCCCTCAATATGAATTGAATAAGAATTACCCCTCAATATGAAATATAAAATTCCCTTAGAAAGTCCTGTATGCGAGCAGGGCTTTCTTTTTGTCTTCATTCAAATTTTTAACGTGCATTTGATTGTTGGTAAAAGCGAAGTTGCGTACAATTAGTTTAGATGTTTTAATTCCTAACAAAAGGTGGTGGCAATCTTGAAGTCGAGTGCTGAATGGTCAACCAGGTGGACTGAACGGATCAGCTATGGATTAAGTGATGCGGCTGACAATCTGATTTTTCAAATGATGACGACTTATTTGCTGTTTTTTTACACCGATGTCTATGGTTTGACACCCAGTGCGGTCGCCATCTTGTTTGTGGTCGCCCGAGTAGCTGATGTCGTCGAAAGTTTTATCATCGGTATCATGATTGACCACACCCATTCAAGATTTGGTAAGAGTCGGCCGTTCTTTCTGTGGTATTCGGTGCCTTACGCGGCCTTTGCGATTCTGACGTTTGTCACACCGAATTTCTCCTATGGCGGCAAACTGATTTGGGCTTACGTGACCTATCTTGGTCTGGGATTCTTATACACCGCCGTTAATCTGCCAATTACATCAATTCTGCCAACGATGTCACAGAATACTCGTGAGCTGACACTGCTTGGGGTTATCCGCCAGTTCTTTGGCAGTTCAGTACAAATCATCGTGGCAGTTTTCACACTGCCTTTGGTTTGGCTATTCGGCCACGGCAACCAGCAGAAGGGATTTCTGGGAACGATTATCGTGTTTGGAATCATTTCACTTTTTTTGATTCTCAACACCTTCGTGCACGTGCGTGAACGCTTCTCCAATCCACACATTGCCCACCAACCGGTCAAGGTTGTTTTGAACATGTTAGCTCACAACCAGCCGTGGATTATCATGTCGATTGTGATCTCTATGTATTGGCTGGTCACGGCGATTAAGAATCAGACGACCATTTATTACTTCAAGTACACCCTTGGCAATGAAGGACTGGTTCCTTGGGCAAATGGCTTTACCTTGGCCGCTTTAATTGGCGTGTTAATGATTATTAGACTGACCGATCACCAAAGTAAGAAGAAAAC
Above is a genomic segment from Lentilactobacillus buchneri containing:
- a CDS encoding glycoside-pentoside-hexuronide (GPH):cation symporter gives rise to the protein MKSSAEWSTRWTERISYGLSDAADNLIFQMMTTYLLFFYTDVYGLTPSAVAILFVVARVADVVESFIIGIMIDHTHSRFGKSRPFFLWYSVPYAAFAILTFVTPNFSYGGKLIWAYVTYLGLGFLYTAVNLPITSILPTMSQNTRELTLLGVIRQFFGSSVQIIVAVFTLPLVWLFGHGNQQKGFLGTIIVFGIISLFLILNTFVHVRERFSNPHIAHQPVKVVLNMLAHNQPWIIMSIVISMYWLVTAIKNQTTIYYFKYTLGNEGLVPWANGFTLAALIGVLMIIRLTDHQSKKKTMLHGILIALTAQAIIAAGVYGKWLLVLFAGVFINSIGNGIIIGLVSIMIADTIRYGASMGIQAEGILASTDDFGVNFGLGIGGLITAGLFHVSGYVANQSQNAATLSMINWNYVWIPLVIYIGMYLVLNLYDEQRIIDAIEK